In one window of Cinclus cinclus unplaced genomic scaffold, bCinCin1.1 SCAFFOLD_36, whole genome shotgun sequence DNA:
- the LOC134057126 gene encoding uncharacterized protein LOC134057126 isoform X1, whose amino-acid sequence MPISACPGRRGRTPSHSGLTVPCSEGIHWKSSGSKTRLRENPGYLKIPGSRTATLSFGRDSKAGYSRFQSTPWKINRLSAACSMTRMRERERERGRNSLHISVKGKSVQRLTVQGSVLAQVSGAVRRLLPGAGSPREEEPEIGSLEQSLGFATLGATGPSCAKARSRRSKVLGSVSSSRGWRHRGLPLEPCSPLGFYRGCQTLPLRIQCCFWTLILQLDRRCSEEQVAGLRDF is encoded by the exons atgccaatttctgcttgcccagggagaagaggacgaactcccagccattcaggcctgacagtcccctgcagcgagggcatacactggaagagttcagggtcgaagacaaggctgagggaaaatccagg ttacctcaaaattcccggatccagaacagctactctgagttttggtagagattccaaagcgGGATACAGTAgatttcaaagtacaccttggaaaatcaatcgtttgtctgcagcatgcagcat gactcggatgagagagagagagagagagagagggaggaactctcttcacatcagcgtcaaaggaaaaagtgttcagcgacttacagtccag GGCAGCGTCTTAGCCCAGGTCTCGGGGGCTGTGCGGAGGttgctccctggagcagggtccCCCCGTGAGGAGGAGCCAGAGATTGGGTCACTGGAGCAG TCTCTGGGGTTTGCCACCCTCGGTGCCACGGGACCGAGCTGTGCGAAGGCTCGATCCCGTCGGTCCAAAGTCCTGGGCAGCgtttccagcagcaggggctggaggcATCGGGGGCTGCCTTTGGAGCCTTGTTCTCCCCTTGGCTTTTACAGAGGGTGCCAGACTCTGCCCTTAAGGATCCAGTGTTGCTTTTGGACGTTGATCCTGCAGCTGGACAG GCGGTGCAGTGAGGAGCAAGTTGCTGGCTTACGTGATTTCTGA
- the LOC134057126 gene encoding uncharacterized protein LOC134057126 isoform X2, which translates to MPISACPGRRGRTPSHSGLTVPCSEGIHWKSSGSKTRLRENPGYLKIPGSRTATLSFGRDSKAGYSRFQSTPWKINRLSAACSMTRMRERERERGRNSLHISVKGKSVQRLTVQGSVLAQVSGAVRRLLPGAGSPREEEPEIGSLEQRVPDSALKDPVLLLDVDPAAGQAVQ; encoded by the exons atgccaatttctgcttgcccagggagaagaggacgaactcccagccattcaggcctgacagtcccctgcagcgagggcatacactggaagagttcagggtcgaagacaaggctgagggaaaatccagg ttacctcaaaattcccggatccagaacagctactctgagttttggtagagattccaaagcgGGATACAGTAgatttcaaagtacaccttggaaaatcaatcgtttgtctgcagcatgcagcat gactcggatgagagagagagagagagagagagggaggaactctcttcacatcagcgtcaaaggaaaaagtgttcagcgacttacagtccag GGCAGCGTCTTAGCCCAGGTCTCGGGGGCTGTGCGGAGGttgctccctggagcagggtccCCCCGTGAGGAGGAGCCAGAGATTGGGTCACTGGAGCAG AGGGTGCCAGACTCTGCCCTTAAGGATCCAGTGTTGCTTTTGGACGTTGATCCTGCAGCTGGACAG GCGGTGCAGTGA
- the LOC134057126 gene encoding uncharacterized protein LOC134057126 isoform X3, translating into MPISACPGRRGRTPSHSGLTVPCSEGIHWKSSGSKTRLRENPGYLKIPGSRTATLSFGRDSKAGYSRFQSTPWKINRLSAACSMTRMRERERERGRNSLHISVKGKSVQRLTVQGSVLAQVSGAVRRLLPGAGSPREEEPEIGSLEQAVQ; encoded by the exons atgccaatttctgcttgcccagggagaagaggacgaactcccagccattcaggcctgacagtcccctgcagcgagggcatacactggaagagttcagggtcgaagacaaggctgagggaaaatccagg ttacctcaaaattcccggatccagaacagctactctgagttttggtagagattccaaagcgGGATACAGTAgatttcaaagtacaccttggaaaatcaatcgtttgtctgcagcatgcagcat gactcggatgagagagagagagagagagagagggaggaactctcttcacatcagcgtcaaaggaaaaagtgttcagcgacttacagtccag GGCAGCGTCTTAGCCCAGGTCTCGGGGGCTGTGCGGAGGttgctccctggagcagggtccCCCCGTGAGGAGGAGCCAGAGATTGGGTCACTGGAGCAG GCGGTGCAGTGA